DNA from Conexivisphaera calida:
GCCGTTGAGGTCCGAGCCGAATACTCCGTCAACAATCAATTGGATTATTTACAAATTTTATAGCTAAGCAGATGGCTCTATCGTTAATTGACGTATCCGAACGCACCATAAATCGGCTTAGCCGCACAACATATTGCACGATGTGGGTAAAATTATTATTTAATTATTAACATGTAATTATTATTTAATTTTAGGACGTAATATTTAAAAAACCGTAGAACTTGGCGCGGTGTCATGCTCGGCAAGTATCCAGTTTTTCCACCAACTGATCAGGAGTTCCTAGATCCTCCTAGGATGGAGGAATATGATGTGGTCATAGTCGGCGCCGGAGGTGCCGGATATCATGGGGCGTTTGAGCTGAGTAAGGGCGGCCGGCGCGTGTTGATGGTGGACGATAAAGGGAACCTGGGCGGCAACTGCCTCTACGAGGGATGCATACCTTCGAAGGCCGTCGCTATGACCGTGTACCTGATGGAGAAGGTCAGAGGCATACTGGAGAGCGTGGGCAGCAGGAACGCCGGAGCTCCTGCCCTCAGGACCATCTGGGAGGACGCGGTGTCGCACAAGGATGACGTGCAGACGATAAGGTACCATCAACACATAAGGGAGATCAAGGAACATGGAAACCTGGAGTTCGTGAAGGGAATAGCCCGTGTTCTGGACGAGCACAGGGTCGTCGTCGAGGATCTGAGTGGCTCCTGGAGGAAGGAGGTGCGCGGAAGGAACCTGATAATAGCGCAGGGATCAATTCCACTGAGGCCGCCGATCAGGGGGTCCGAGTTGACGATAGGAAGCCTCGAACTATTCGGCTACAGGACGAGCTTCAGGAGCATGCCTGACTCCTTGGTCGTGGTGGGCGGCGGCTTCATAGGCGTGGAGGCGTCGCTGATGGCCGCCTCAGCCGGTAGAAGCGTGACCTTGCTCGAGATGCTTCCCAGTATACTAAGCGGATGGGACGAGGATGTGGTGAATTCCATAGGTCAGGAGCTCAGTGCGCGCGGGGTCAAGGTCATGACTAACTCCAAGGTCACGGAGATCCGCTCCGAGGGCTCTCAGAAGGTTGTGGAGTACGCGCGTCCCGACGGGTCGAGGGGGACTGCGGTGGGTGACGAGGTGGTGATGGCGGCCGGGAGGGTGCCATATGTGGAGGGACTTGAGCACCTTGGGATAATCCAGAACGGGCGCGCAGCGGTGGAGCCCACGATGGAGACTAAGAGGAAAGGGGTATACGCGACCGGTGATCTCCTCGGTAAATTCATGCTCTTTCACGCTGCCGTGAAGGAGTCGACGATCGCCGCGTGGAACATCCTACACGGACATCCTGTATACGAGGTGAACTTCAACTCCATACCGCAGGCGCTCTTCACGGAGCCGGAGGCCGCATATGTAGGTGTCACGCCCGCGGCCGCTAGGAAGGCCGGGATTCCGCACTCCGTGGTCAGCTACGATCTCGCCGACGACGCGTATGCCCAGATAATGGGCGTCAGGAAGGGCTGGGTCAAGATCGTGGTGGAGCGCGAGACCCAGAGGATCATAGGAGGGCTGATATTAGGTGAAGCGGCATCGCTCCTGATAAATGAGATAGCACTGGCGATTGCGGCTAATTCTAGGGTGAAGGATCTGGCGTTACTTGCCCATCAGCATCCAACAATATTCGAGTCAATAGACCGCGCTGCCATAAGATTCTCGTTGTGAAAATATCAGTCAATCATAATCACGATTTCGCTTCTCCGTTGCCGGTCCCAGACTCCCCCTCACCGGCCTTCTCCTTGTCCTCGCCTTCAGCAGCCCCAGAGATAGCCTGAAGATCTCTCACGTCCTCCTCCGATAGCACTCCGGCGGCTATCAGATTTACCAGCGCGTTGGTCGAGGCATGGCCGGTGATCCTACCGCTCTTCCCCCGGGTCTGCCTCCATCTGAGGTACGTATTACCGCTCTTGGATTCGTATATGACGCCGAGAACGTCCTTGACGCGCACGAACGTTATGTCCCTAGCCTTATCAAGGGTATATTTGTCGGCCGCCTCCACATATATGACACCTTTTTCACCGTATCTCTCCGGAAACACCAGAAAGTCGCGTTCATACTCTTCAGGTATGAACGATTTACATGTACTCATTATCAGGAATTTCCTGAATTTATCAAGTGATACCTCCTTGTCCACCTTCAGCAGCGCTACCATGCATCATAACTGAGACGTCCTCCTCTAAAAGAATTTATGTTGATGGGGGCGCTAAATTAGGTCGCGATGATGACTCTAGCCCTTGGCTTAATATGGCCGGGATCTTGAGTGCTGAGCAGCTTCAGAACGTATCTGCATATCATGCCTGTAGGCCACGTGTACTATCCTGTGAGAGCTCCCTCCACCACTCCATGTATGCCTCGAAGCTCGCGGATTTTGCGCAGTTTGAGCATATACACGAGGGGGACGACGTCTCGATGGAGCATACGTCGTGGTACTCGCAGTCCTCACATGACATTTCACGCCCGCATAGCACACACTTGAACTCGAACTCTACGGGCGCCCCAGTGAGCGCGCCTGATATTGCGCGCTTAATGCGCAGGAGGTCTGCTCCGCGAGGAACCAGGAATCCCCTTCCAGTATCGTAGCGTACGCCTGCCCTCATGAGTTCTTTGAACGCCTCTGTGCCCAGCCTTGGTAGTCGCACCCATTCGTCCAGCTTCACCTTAATTACCATGCCTCGCTACATGGCGCCCGGTCGATATAAA
Protein-coding regions in this window:
- a CDS encoding dihydrolipoyl dehydrogenase; its protein translation is MLGKYPVFPPTDQEFLDPPRMEEYDVVIVGAGGAGYHGAFELSKGGRRVLMVDDKGNLGGNCLYEGCIPSKAVAMTVYLMEKVRGILESVGSRNAGAPALRTIWEDAVSHKDDVQTIRYHQHIREIKEHGNLEFVKGIARVLDEHRVVVEDLSGSWRKEVRGRNLIIAQGSIPLRPPIRGSELTIGSLELFGYRTSFRSMPDSLVVVGGGFIGVEASLMAASAGRSVTLLEMLPSILSGWDEDVVNSIGQELSARGVKVMTNSKVTEIRSEGSQKVVEYARPDGSRGTAVGDEVVMAAGRVPYVEGLEHLGIIQNGRAAVEPTMETKRKGVYATGDLLGKFMLFHAAVKESTIAAWNILHGHPVYEVNFNSIPQALFTEPEAAYVGVTPAAARKAGIPHSVVSYDLADDAYAQIMGVRKGWVKIVVERETQRIIGGLILGEAASLLINEIALAIAANSRVKDLALLAHQHPTIFESIDRAAIRFSL